The DNA segment gaaaaATTGTTAAGCgattcttatattttttttctcaaacatTATATGTATCTATTTGTAGAAGTTGTTTGGGTTCGAGCAAATTTATGGAGAAATTATTAGTGCATCCACCAGActgctaaattttttttctctctctgttttttttttcaacattaTACATGAATGCTTTCGTAAGTTCGAAATCCAATCACTAAGTGAaagataattttattaaatagaGTGTTTTGAACAAACAATATCAATCGTTTTTTGATATATAGTAGTTAAAaagagttttatttatttttttcgaaaGACTTTGAAACAAAAACAATCGTGAAATgttttccttttgttttctAGCTAAAACCCATTAAGAatcatattttaaatcatttaaaaaaatttgacttGTTTACAATATTTTGCATGAAAGCAAAATCTTGATAGATTTTAGAAATAATTTGAAGAATAAATAGAAAAATTTATAGAAACTATTGAATCAAATTTAAATCGAAACAATTTTACGTAATCTTTATAGATAACACACATACCAAGGTCTAACCCTTGTGGCACCACGTACAACACCTAAAGCTTCTAAAAACCCCTCCAAAAACCCTTCCTTTGCTGGTTCCTTGCCCCCCATCACGCTATCATTCACCAGCAGGCAACAATGGCTTCCCGCTCCAGATCAATTTCAAGACCTGCAATCAACCTTCTCAAATCCACCATTGCAAAGCCCTGCAGCAGACCTTCGTTCCCCGTTCAATCATCGCGGCTTCAGCCATTCCTTTTCTCCAGGTTTTTTTTTGGCAACCCCTAATTGAGTAATCTTCCGTGTTGCCTATTCATTTTAGTTCTTGAATCTTGATCAAAGGCTAGATTTTTATGTGCCATTCCTAAATTTCATGCAGCTTTGGAAATGGGTTTCACTTAAAAACTCCGGTTATAATGTGTGCTTTTGGCTTATAAACGCAAGTCTTTACGTTTTATGAGATTAAATCAAATACCGGATAAATTAGTTTAGAACCTCGGTGTTTGGGTCAGTGGATTTGGATTTGATAAAGGTGTTTCAAATGAATAGATTCTAAAATCAATCGAATTATGTGTGAAAAATTGTACTTGACTGAAAAGATGAATTTCAAGATCTCAATTTTCTTTGTTATCAAACATGCAgcctaaaattttcaaaatccaaatgcagcttaaaatattttgtcttGCAGGCCGGTGTCGCAATTGGGAGCCCTCCAGTCTCTGTTACCACTCCACTCAGCTGTCTCCTCAGCTAGGCTGACGTCTTGCCTGGGTGCCGATTCCATGGGCTGTAGGTCGTTGTCTCAGGGTATGCTCTGCTGTGCCAACCCTGGAGTTTGATAGATTTTTCAAGGTTTCTGTAAGAATACTCTAAATTTTAGATCTAAAATGATTTTCCATGTCTCTTAACTATAGCTATCTGCTGAACTTTTCTTTTCAACTTCTTGTACTATTGATTTCATGGAGTTTAGCCGAGTTAATGCAATTTCGGGAGAATGCAATGGCTGATGGGACATCATGAGTTTCAAtcaatttttgtattttttttattccttGGAATCAAATTTTTAGGTGGAGAGAAGATTCATGGGTTTACGTAGACAATTCGAGGACAAGTGCGTTAACATTTACCAATGAGTTACATAGGAAATTTATTGGACAATGGAGGCCTTAGAGAAGCAAGATGGAGTGGTGTACACTTTCTAACTGAAAGTTAAATATGCCTTTTACTGAATGAAATATACTTTGCTATGTAAAATCTTATCCTACACagtaagaaaaaaatatgaGTGTTACATTGTCTGAAGGCAATGAGGGAACAAAGAACCTTGTATGCAAGTACGCATGGACTAGAGTGGTGGAGCCGTGGAGGTTAatcgttttgaaattgaacatactctGTATGAGTTTATGGGTCAGTTGTACACATGCTTTCATTGTTACTTAAGGCATGACTTTATGTGAAGTACTATGTATGTATAAAGAAGGTTGTTGGTcgaaatttaataatattggTTGTAGTGTGGTACATAATGTTTTAAATCGTATTTTTTTGTTCGTTGGATCAAACAACATTCTAGCGATAAAATCAGTATTCTGACTTCTGAGTACTTAGTGGCCATCCATATGAAATgatgcaattaaattaaaaaaccaACAGCTCTCTAACTGGAACGACTTTTGTTTCCCCTTTTGTCAGCTCTCTTTTGAATTGAATCCTGAATTTTTATTTGATCTTTTTGAATGATGTATTATCTTTAATCTAATTCCTGCCCGCCTTTTGCGccattatatgattttattttgtaaaCCTGAGATCATCTCCTTTTATCAGCTGCAAATTAGTTTTTCATGAAACTTTGAGGAAACAGTTTCCTCAATTGTCTTCTCTACATACGGTTTGGTTTTGGGGTGGAAAAACTAGTGGCTTAGTATCAGCTAGAGCAGAATATTGGCTTTGGTTGCGGAATGCTACATGATTTGAACAAAGATGACCACATTCCACGAACAACTTTGAAAACTTTTTCATGGATAATTCAGATTGATGATCAGCTGCAGTTTCTACATAGTGATAATTTTTGTCACTTTTGATATATACTCTAGGTTAGTGATCCCGGATATACTAGGACTAGGTCTTCATATTATTCTTTTTTACTATGAAAAAGGAATATGTAGCTACCATCCTATTCCTACCTCCAGATGATTATAGCCTGCTGTTTTTACTATCGTGGCATTCATATATTAGGAATAGTGTATGCCAGAGCTTATTGTAAGTGCTTCCAAGTTCTAGACAATGACATGTTTGGAAATTGTATTTAGAAATCAGGAAGTACTTAAAATAAGCTCTCGCAAAAACTACATTTAGTATGCTAACCAGATTTCAGAAATCTTGTTCACGTTATCGTTTCTATGGAGCTTCAATGTTCTGTCAATCGCAGCGAATCGTAACTTTTATCATAAACAAGATTTTCTGGTTTTTCCATAGTCGTCAAATCAAAGACACGTCATCTTTGAATGTGAAATGAAGCGCATGGAAGCATGCCTTAAGGGATCATAGACTCCCATTTTCCCTGCACTTTGTTTTTCCAATTCAGTTCATAGTTTTTTGTGCATAAAAAGATTTTTTGTCTATGATAAATTATTATTGTTCTTATTGTGAGCTTGCAAATGTACTGCATTCTCTGATTATTGCCTCTTTTTGGCCCCTCTAGTAGAGTTGGTTCGTGTATCCGTCTCGCATTTAATTCATTGCTCACaagttgatttatttatttcagaACTAGGTCTCTGTGTGCCGCGATAAGAGAGAAGATGTTTTTTTAGGTCGAAGAACTGATGT comes from the Henckelia pumila isolate YLH828 chromosome 1, ASM3356847v2, whole genome shotgun sequence genome and includes:
- the LOC140875892 gene encoding protein NONRESPONDING TO OXYLIPINS 2, mitochondrial isoform X1, with translation MASRSRSISRPAINLLKSTIAKPCSRPSFPVQSSRLQPFLFSRPVSQLGALQSLLPLHSAVSSARLTSCLGADSMGCRSLSQGMLCCANPGV
- the LOC140875892 gene encoding protein NONRESPONDING TO OXYLIPINS 2, mitochondrial isoform X2 — encoded protein: MASRSRSISRPAINLLKSTIAKPCSRPSFPVQSSRLQPFLFSRPVSQLGALQSLLPLHSAVSSARLTSCLGADSMGCRSLSQGGEKIHGFT
- the LOC140875892 gene encoding protein NONRESPONDING TO OXYLIPINS 2, mitochondrial isoform X3, encoding MASRSRSISRPAINLLKSTIAKPCSRPSFPVQSSRLQPFLFSRPVSQLGALQSLLPLHSAVSSARLTSCLGADSMGCRSLSQELGLCVPR